From the genome of Impatiens glandulifera chromosome 9, dImpGla2.1, whole genome shotgun sequence, one region includes:
- the LOC124914985 gene encoding probable N-acetyltransferase HLS1, which yields MTPLIKRLIVREFDPKKDRTGVEEIERRCSVGKLSILTDLMGDPICRIRHSPAFLMLVAEMEICKRKESEEDENYEKEIVGMIRGSIKTVTRGKKPQYTKLASILGLRVSPSHRRMRIGLKLVEKIEEWFRENGAEYSYIATEIDNHPSVKLFTEKCNYSKFRTPSILVQPVFAHSARISNRITIIKIGPSDAESLYRRRFSTTEFFPKDIDAVLNNKQSLGTFVAVPRGGSWPGSDHFLDNPPESWAVMSIWNCQFQLEVHGVSRVNKGLVRMTRIVDRVFPWLRVPSVPELFKPFGVHFLYGIGGEGPLAVKFVKGLCGLAHNLAMNRGGGGGVVVTEVAACEPLKKGIPHWKRLSCAEDLWCLKRLEKDNGDGAVVGDWTISPPGMSIFVDPREV from the exons atGACCCCATTAATCAAGCGTTTGATAGTGAGAGAATTTGATCCTAAGAAGGATAGAACAGGAGTTGAAGAAATCGAAAGGAGATGTTCGGTCGGAAAACTCTCTATTCTTACTGATCTTATGGGAGACCCTATTTGCAGAATCCGTCATTCCCCTGCCTTCCTCATGCTG GTTGCAGAAATGGAGATATGTAAAAGAAAAGAGAGTGAAGAAGACGAAAACTATGAGAAAGAAATAGTAGGAATGATAAGAGGAAGCATAAAAACAGTTACACGAGGAAAGAAACCTCAATATACAAAACTCGCTTCTATTTTAGGACTCCGTGTCTCTCCTTCTCACCG GCGAATGAGGATTGGATTGAAATTGGTGGAGAAAATTGAAGAATGGTTTAGAGAAAATGGCGCAGAGTATTCTTACATCGCCACTGAAATTGACAATCATCCATCTGTAAAGCTTTTTACAGAGAAATGCAATTACTCCAAGTTCCGTACGCCTTCCATTCTCGTACAACCCGTTTTCGCCCACTCAGCCCGGATTAGTAATCGGATCACAATAATCAAAATCGGACCTTCCGACGCGGAATCACTCTACCGCCGTCGATTCTCCACCACCGAGTTCTTCCCTAAAGATATCGACGCCGTTCTCAATAACAAACAGAGTTTGGGCACTTTCGTGGCGGTTCCTAGAGGCGGGTCATGGCCCGGGTCGGATCATTTCCTTGATAACCCGCCGGAATCATGGGCGGTGATGAGTATATGGAACTGTCAGTTTCAGCTTGAGGTTCACGGTGTTTCTCGGGTTAATAAAGGGCTTGTTCGGATGACCCGTATTGTTGATCGGGTATTTCCTTGGCTTCGGGTCCCGTCTGTACCGGAATTATTCAAACCGTTTGGGGTTCATTTTTTGTATGGGATTGGAGGAGAAGGGCCGTTGGCGGTTAAATTTGTGAAGGGTTTGTGTGGTTTAGCTCATAATTTGGCGATGAATAGAGGCGGCGGCGGTGGGGTGGTGGTGACGGAGGTGGCGGCGTGTGAGCCGTTAAAGAAGGGGATACCGCATTGGAAGAGGCTATCATGCGCGGAGGATTTGTGGTGTCTAAAGAGGTTAGAGAAAGATAACGGTGACGGTGCTGTTGTTGGTGACTGGACTATATCGCCACCTGGCATGTCTATTTTTGTGGACCCTAGAGAGGTCTAA